A single Cucumis melo cultivar AY chromosome 4, USDA_Cmelo_AY_1.0, whole genome shotgun sequence DNA region contains:
- the LOC127143773 gene encoding E3 ubiquitin-protein ligase SGR9, amyloplastic: MEELEPPSVIMAALATLSPPRLTDLSHSIFSEVHQHRRRLTFILSSPTLFSLTLRHLNSLSLSHKSLLLARFLLSALRRLSRPFQSPSKLLPYHPSTAAISPQDLDAAVLLLLLCEVRQHNPAALRTPITKWRATLCRIYSESLLTISGLATGGGGALIPYIDTVVRCWKFVGFVGSCGGKVRREVAASPMAVVELPSVAVGGGGGTVECVICKEEMGEGRDACKLPCDHLFHWLCILPWLRKRNTCPCCRFQLPTDDVFGEIQRLWEILFKVGSTMCTSDGDE; this comes from the coding sequence ATGGAAGAATTAGAACCTCCCTCAGTGATTATGGCCGCCCTCGCCACCCTCTCTCCGCCGCGTCTCACCGATCTCTCCCACTCCATTTTCTCCGAGGTTCACCAACACCGCCGCCGCCTCACCTTCATTCTCTCTTCCCCAACCCTCTTCTCCCTCACTCTCCGTCACCTCAattccctctccctctcccACAAATCTCTCCTCCTCGCCCGATTCCTCCTCTCCGCCCTCCGCCGCCTCTCCCGCCCTTTCCAGTCACCGTCCAAGCTCCTCCCCTACCACCCTTCCACCGCTGCCATCTCCCCTCAAGACCTCGACGCTGCcgtcctcctcctccttctctGCGAGGTCCGGCAACACAATCCAGCCGCCCTCCGAACTCCAATCACCAAATGGCGAGCGACCCTTTGTAGAATCTACTCCGAATCCCTCTTGACGATCTCCGGACTCGCCACCGGCGGTGGAGGGGCTTTGATTCCGTACATTGACACGGTGGTGAGGTGTTGGAAATTCGTGGGGTTTGTTGGTAGTTGCGGAGGGAAGGTCCGGAGAGAGGTGGCGGCGTCACCTATGGCGGTGGTGGAGCTACCGTCAGTAGCGGTGGGCGGTGGCGGTGGGACGGTGGAATGTGTGATATGTAAAGAGGAGATGGGAGAAGGGAGAGACGCGTGTAAATTGCCTTGTGACCACTTATTCCATTGGCTATGTATTTTGCCATGGCTTAGGAAGAGAAACACGTGTCCTTGTTGTAGGTTTCAGCTTCCCACCGATGACGTTTTCGGAGAGATCCAACGGCTATGGGAGATCCTCTTCAAGGTGGGATCCACCATGTGTACATCTGATGGAGATGAATGA
- the LOC103486430 gene encoding pentatricopeptide repeat-containing protein At2g37310: MNYGAYGRLIQHCTDHLFFRVGKQLHARLVLSSVAPDNFLGSKLISFYSKSGSLRDAYNVFGKIPRKNIFSWNALFISYTLHNMHTDLLKLFLSLVNLNSTDVKPDRFTVTCVLKALASLFSNSVLAKEVHCFILRRELESDIFVVNALITFYSRCDELVLARIMFDRMPERDIVSWNAMLAGYSQGGSYEKCKELFRVMSSSLEVKPNALTAVSVLQACAQSNDLIFGMEVHRFVNESQIKMDVSLWNAVIGLYAKCGSLDYARELFEEMPEKDGITYCSMISGYMVHGFVNQAMDLFRELERPRLPTWNAVISGLVQNNRQDGALDIFRAMQSHGCRPNTVTLASILPIFSHFSTLKGGKEIHGYAIRNTYDGNIFVATAIIDSYAKCGYLQGARQVFDQLKGRSLIAWTSIISAYAVHGDANVALSLFYEMLTYGIQPDQVTFTSVLAACAHSGELDEAWKIFNILLPEYGIQPLVEHYACMVGVLSRAGKLSDAVEFISKMPLEPNAKVWGALLNGASVAGDVELGKYVFDRLFEIEPGNTGNYVIMANLYSQSGRWKEADTIRDLMKEVRLKKIPGNSWIETRGGLQSFC; the protein is encoded by the coding sequence ATGAACTACGGTGCTTACGGTCGCCTTATCCAGCACTGCACTGACCACCTCTTCTTCCGCGTCGGTAAGCAGCTTCACGCTCGTCTTGTTCTATCATCCGTAGCTCCCGATAACTTCCTCGGATCGAAACTCATCAGCTTCTACTCAAAATCCGGTAGCCTTCGAGATGCCTACAATGTGTTTGGTAAAATTCCTCGCAAAAACATTTTCTCTTGGAATGCTTTGTTTATCAGCTACACTCTTCACAATATGCACACTGATCTGCTGAAGCTGTTTTTGTCTTTGGTTAACTTAAATTCGACGGATGTGAAGCCTGATAGGTTTACGGTTACTTGTGTTTTGAAAGCGTTGGCGTCTTTGTTTTCTAATTCGGTTTTGGCTAAGGAAGTTCATTGTTTCATTCTTCGACGGGAGCTCGAGTCTGATATTTTTGTTGTCAATGCTTTGATTACTTTTTACTCGAGGTGTGATGAGCTGGTTTTAGCGAGAATTATGTTTGATAGAATGCCTGAGAGAGATATAGTGTCTTGGAATGCGATGTTGGCTGGGTATTCTCAGGGTGGATCCTATGAGAAGTGCAAGGAGCTATTTAGAGTGATGTCGAGTTCACTGGAGGTGAAGCCTAATGCATTAACCGCAGTCAGTGTTTTGCAAGCTTGTGCTCAGTCCAACGATCTAATTTTTGGAATGGAGGTTCACAGATTTGTTAATGAAAGCCAGATTAAAATGGATGTTTCACTATGGAATGCTGTTATTGGATTATATGCGAAGTGTGGTAGCTTGGATTATGCTCGGGAGCTGTTTGAAGAAATGCCGGAGAAGGATGGGATCACCTATTGCTCCATGATATCAGGCTACATGGTTCATGGTTTTGTTAACCAAGCAATGGATCTTTTTCGAGAACTGGAAAGGCCAAGGTTGCCAACATGGAATGCTGTTATTTCCGGTCTGGTTCAGAACAACCGGCAAGATGGAGCTCTAGATATATTTCGAGCAATGCAGTCACATGGTTGCAGACCAAATACTGTGACACTTGCGAGCATTCTTCCCATTTTCTCACATTTTTCAACCCTTAAAGGTGGGAAAGAAATTCATGGTTATGCCATTAGAAACACTTACGATGGGAATATTTTTGTTGCTACTGCCATCATTGATTCTTATGCTAAGTGTGGTTACCTCCAAGGGGCTCGACAAGTTTTTGATCAATTAAAAGGTAGGAGTCTTATAGCTTGGACATCAATAATCTCAGCATATGCTGTACATGGAGATGCCAATGTGGCTCTTAGTCTTTTCTATGAGATGCTGACATATGGGATTCAGCCTGACCAGGTAACCTTTACATCAGTATTGGCTGCCTGTGCCCATTCAGGAGAGTTAGATGAAGCCTGGAAGATATTTAATATCTTGTTACCAGAGTATGGGATTCAACCACTAGTTGAGCATTATGCTTGCATGGTAGGAGTCCTTAGTCGAGCAGGAAAGCTCTCTGATGCTGTTGAATTTATTTCTAAAATGCCATTGGAACCCAATGCAAAGGTTTGGGGTGCTCTGCTCAATGGGGCTTCTGTTGCTGGTGATGTTGAGCTTGGAAAGTATGTTTTTGATCGTCTCTTTGAGATTGAGCCTGGAAATACTGGTAACTACGTCATAATGGCTAACTTATATTCACAATCTGGAAGGTGGAAAGAGGCCGACACAATTAGGGATTTGATGAAGGAAGTTAGATTGAAGAAGATCCCGGGAAATAGCTGGATAGAAACAAGGGGAGGGTTGCAGAGTTTTTGCTAG
- the LOC103486422 gene encoding uncharacterized protein LOC103486422 — translation MSAVCTTKFCISDARSVRTPRAVYINLNNWTDSENEIVKSAVPKVRRRVRVVDGVSCRQMYLRSYKFSRKKESVGEKTKKCLEKVKEKLGQRKRGSLGEDNRNLSLNLNLNLNRKRKKRNGKCLIWKKMKKFSCSFIMFGIFRRILSCAATIDVVEQSRGRN, via the coding sequence ATGAGCGCCGTCTGCACAACGAAGTTCTGCATCAGCGACGCCAGAAGTGTCCGTACACCGCGTGCGGTCTACATCAACCTCAACAATTGGACAGATTCGGAGAACGAGATCGTGAAATCGGCGGTTCCGAAAGTAAGGCGGAGAGTTCGGGTAGTGGATGGAGTATCGTGCAGGCAAATGTACTTGAGGAGCTATAAATTTTCGAGGAAGAAGGAATCCGTTGGGGAGAAAACGAAGAAGTGTTTGGAGAAAGTGAAGGAGAAATTAGGTCAGAGAAAGAGGGGAAGTTTAGGAGAGGATAATAGGAATTTGAGTCTGAATCTGAATCTTAATCTTAAtcggaagaggaagaagaggaatgGGAAGTGTTTGATttggaagaagatgaagaaattttCGTGCAGTTTCATTATGTTTGGGATTTTTCGAAGGATTTTGTCTTGTGCTGCGACTATTGATGTGGTAGAACAAAGTCGTGGAAGAAATTAA
- the LOC103486423 gene encoding ABC transporter G family member 20 translates to MASIGGDNFSYFNNNELELREIGRRPTLGELLKRVEDAQSPDHSVVDVSYGCRYPAAAPLLYPFKLSFQNLSYSVKVRRRGGGSSLPENLAAEESGGRVKLLLNDISGEAREGEIMAVLGASGSGKSTLIDALADRIAKGKLKGKVTLNNEVLESGLLKVISAYVMQDDLLFPMLTVEETLMFSAEFRLPRSLSKSKKKARVQALINQLGLTAAANTVIGDEGHRGVSGGERRRVSIGIDIIHDPILLFLDEPTSGLDSTSAFMVVKVLQRIAQSGSIVIMSIHQPSYRILSLLDRLIFLSHGQTVYSGSPTDLPNFLAEFGHPIPGNENRTEFALDLVRDLEETVGGTKSMVEHNKSWQRKNNDHLEDYEIHRDFSRRFHLCLKDAISASISRGKLVSGAPIDSNRSSSFSKFSNPLWIEILVIAKRSIMNSRRMPELFGIRLGAVLITGIILATMFWHLDNSPKGIQERLGFFAFAMSTTFYTCAEAIPVFLQERYIFMRETAYNAYRRSSYVLAHSLISIPSLIILSLTFAGTTYFAVGLAGGFSGFVFFFFAVLSAFWAGSSFVTFLSGVVSHVMLGYTVVVAILAYFLLFSGFFLSRDRMPPYWIWFHYMSLVKYPYEAVLQNEFEAKSGCFIRGVQMFDNTPLAVVPSAMKVELLKSMGKTLGLNITGSTCVTTGSDVLRQQGITDLSKWNCIWISMAWGFLFRILFYFALLFGSKNKRK, encoded by the exons ATGGCTTCAATTGGCGGCGACAATTTTTCGTACTTCAACAATAACGAATTGGAGCTAAGAGAGATCGGCCGGCGTCCCACTCTCGGCGAGCTTCTGAAGCGAGTGGAAGATGCTCAGTCGCCGGACCACAGTGTCGTCGATGTTAGTTATGGGTGTAGGTATCCGGCGGCGGCGCCGTTGTTGTATCCTTTCAAGCTGTCGTTTCAGAATCTGAGTTACAGCGTGAAAGTTCGGCGGAGAGGAGGGGGTTCGTCGTTGCCGGAGAATTTGGCGGCGGAGGAGAGTGGTGGAAGGGTTAAATTGTTGCTTAATGATATCTCCGGCGAGGCGAGGGAAGGGGAAATTATGGCGGTGCTCGGCGCCAGTGGGTCAGGGAAATCTACGCTGATCGACGCTCTCGCTGATCGGATTGCAAAAG GGAAGTTGAAAGGGAAGGTGACATTAAACAATGAAGTGTTGGAATCTGGACTATTGAAAGTAATCTCTGCTTATGTTATGCAAGATGACCTTCTATTTCCGATGCTAACTGTGGAAGAGACTCTTATGTTCTCGGCGGAGTTTCGGTTACCTCGCTCTCTCTCAAAATCAAAGAAGAAAGCAAGAGTTCAAGCTCTAATCAACCAATTAGGTCTAACAGCTGCTGCAAATACTGTCATTGGTGATGAAGGCCATCGTGGCGTCTCCGGTGGAGAACGACGTCGTGTGTCTATTGGAATTGACATTATTCACGATCCGATACTTTTGTTCCTTGATGAGCCAACTTCAGGCCTTGATTCCACTAGCGCTTTCATGGTTGTCAAAGTTTTGCAAAGAATTGCACAAAGCGGTAGCATCGTCATCATGTCGATTCACCAACCAAGCTACCGAATCCTCTCTTTACTTGATCGATTAATCTTTCTCTCCCATGGACAAACTGTTTATAGTGGCTCTCCAACAGATTTACCCAATTTTTTGGCCGAGTTTGGACATCCAATTCCAGGGAACGAAAATAGAACGGAGTTCGCCTTAGATTTGGTTCGAGATTTAGAAGAAACTGTTGGAGGAACCAAATCTATGGTTGAACACAATAAATCATGGCAGAGGAAGAACAATGATCACTTAGAAGATTACGAAATTCATCGTGATTTTTCTCGCCGATTTCATCTTTGTCTCAAAGATGCTATTAGTGCGAGCATTTCAAGAGGAAAATTAGTCTCAGGAGCTCCAATTGATTCAAATCGTTCCTCTTCGTTCTCCAAATTTTCAAATCCTCTTTGGATTGAGATTTTAGTGATAGCGAAACGATCGATTATGAATTCAAGGAGAATGCCAGAGCTATTTGGAATTAGACTGGGTGCTGTTTTGATCACAGGAATAATTTTAGCCACCATGTTTTGGCATCTGGATAACTCCCCTAAAGGCATTCAAGAACGGTTAGGATTCTTCGCATTCGCCATGTCCACAACCTTTTACACATGTGCAGAGGCCATCCCTGTTTTCCTTCAAGAACGATACATCTTTATGAGAGAAACAGCCTACAACGCTTACCGTCGATCTTCATACGTCCTCGCACATTCATTAATATCAATTCCATCATTAATTATCCTTTCTCTAACCTTCGCTGGAACAACGTATTTCGCTGTCGGTCTTGCTGGTGGCTTCTCCGggtttgttttcttcttttttgccGTACTCTCCGCATTTTGGGCCGGAAGTTCATTTGTCACCTTTCTCTCTGGGGTTGTTTCTCACGTAATGTTGGGCTACACCGTCGTTGTAGCCATTTTAGcatattttcttctctttagTGGCTTCTTTCTCAGTCGAGACCGCATGCCACCTTACTGGATATGGTTCCATTACATGTCGTTGGTGAAGTATCCATATGAAGCAGTACTGCAAAACGAGTTTGAGGCAAAATCAGGGTGTTTCATTCGCGGTGTTCAAATGTTCGATAATACGCCGCTCGCAGTAGTACCGTCAGCGATGAAGGTGGAGTTGTTGAAGAGCATGGGGAAGACATTAGGACTCAACATCACCGGATCTACGTGTGTTACGACCGGTTCCGACGTGTTAAGGCAACAAGGGATTACAGATTTGAGCAAATGGAATTGCATTTGGATCAGCATGGCTTGGGGATTCCTTTTCAGGATTTTGTTTTACTTTGCCCTCTTGTTTGGTAGTAAAAACAAGAGGAAGTGA
- the LOC103486425 gene encoding protein ALUMINUM SENSITIVE 3, whose protein sequence is MNISMDLQWLLDFLQGMTKPFLATAIVALAVLLSYFQKLGLEAEMIYAIFRAFLQLSIIGFVLQFIFNQQNLSWILLAYLFMVTVAGYTAGQRAKHVPRGKLVAGASILTGTSVTMVMLVVLRVFPLTPRYIIPVAGMMVGNSMTVTGVTMKRLRDDIRTQFSLVETALALGATPRQATHQQVKRALVVALSPVVDNAKTVGLISLPGAMTGLIMGGASPIAAIQLQIVVMNFLIGASTVSSIMSTYLCWPSFFTAAYQLETAVFTAA, encoded by the exons ATGAATATTTCTATGGATCTTCAATGGCTTCTCGATTTCCTTCAAGGTATGACCAAGCCTTTTCTCGCCACCGCCATTGTCGCTCTCGCTGTTCTTCTCTCTTACTTCCAGAAGCTCGGTCTCGAAGCCGAAATGATCTACGCCATTTTTAGAGCCTTTCTTCAACTTTCTATTATTGGCTTTGTTCTCCAGTTCATCTTCAACCAGCAAAACCTCTCTTGGATCCTTCTCGCCTATCTCTTCATG GTGACGGTTGCCGGGTACACAGCAGGGCAGCGTGCAAAGCACGTGCCTCGAGGAAAGTTGGTGGCCGGAGCTTCAATTTTGACCGGAACTTCAGTGACTATGGTGATGCTTGTGGTGTTGAGAGTGTTCCCTCTAACTCCCAGGTATATAATCCCCGTTGCCGGAATGATGGTCGGAAATTCCATGACAGTCACCGGAGTCACCATGAAAAGACTCCGAGATGATATCAGAACTCAATTCAGCCTT GTGGAAACCGCGTTAGCTCTTGGAGCAACACCACGACAGGCAACGCACCAGCAAGTAAAAAGGGCGCTGGTGGTAGCGTTGTCGCCGGTCGTGGACAATGCAAAGACGGTGGGGCTGATCTCGCTGCCGGGGGCGATGACGGGACTGATAATGGGCGGAGCTTCTCCAATCGCAGCCATTCAATTGCAAATTGTGGTGATGAATTTTTTGATCGGAGCTTCCACAGTCAGCAGCATTATGTCCACTTACCTTTGCTGGCCTTCCTTCTTCACCGCCGCCTACCAGTTGGAAACCGCCGTCTTCACGGCCGCTTGA